From Anopheles arabiensis isolate DONGOLA chromosome 3, AaraD3, whole genome shotgun sequence, a single genomic window includes:
- the LOC120901930 gene encoding zinc finger protein 599-like produces the protein MEKKVENESVATIPSTTSTGTVEAMKQVETQAPQQILSQTPMQENPAGTNGTKEPQRKCLMCLLPFDELSSIGTASAEELKRIVDNIYKIAKIEVKPVDGKIEPLCNGCRAKLGYDYDEDAYFDMLSQMYNSEAVSKPPTITMHNGIPVHVAVPCDASSDSPLSGPGGHYIDAACGTFVVTELGVEALNADKDELVCAICSKAFNFKSTLRLHIRSHHQTAPRDTIELPKHPRKPRTYECTECNLSFKLKYDFDKHVGTHKKPSMHQCEGCFKLFKHKSYYLMHRNLKRCKAQFSIDLTNPLDPFLMADGQEASVGLDVPMPIAPSTGRRKNGTAKERNGGGGAGSLGSVPAFPLQCTPELGTLTDCGIRNAS, from the exons ATGGagaaaaaggttgaaaatgaATCTGTTGCAACAATACCAAG CACGACCTCGACGGGGACGGTGGAAGCAATGAAACAGGTGGAAACGCAAGCGCCACAACAGATACTGTCACAGACACCGATGCAGGAAAACCCCGCCGGCACAAATGGTACCAAAGAACCGCAGAGAAAGTGTCTGATGTGTTTGCTACCCTTCGACGAGCTCAGCTCGATCGGGACGGCATCGGCGGAAGAACTGAAACGGATAGTGGACAACATTTACAAGATTGCCAAAATCGAG GTAAAACCGGTCGATGGAAAGATTGAACCACTGTGCAACGGGTGCCGGGCGAAGCTGGGGTACGATTACGACGAGGACGCCTACTTCGATATGCTAAGCCAGATGTACAACAGCGAGGCAGTGAGCAAACCGCCCACGATCACGATGCACAACGGCATACCGGTCCACGTGGCGGTTCCGTGTGATGCCAGCTCCGACTCGCCCTTGTCTGGGCCGGGCGGGCACTACATCGACGCGGCCTGCGGTACGTTCGTCGTGACGGAGCTGGGCGTGGAGGCACTGAACGCGGACAAGGACGAGCTGGTGTGTGCGATCTGCTCGAAAGCGTTCAACTTCAAGTCCACGCTGCGGTTGCACATCCGCAGCCACCATCAGACCGCACCCCGGGACACGATCGAGCTGCCGAAGCATCCGCGCAAACCGCGCACGTACGAGTGCACCGAGTGTAACCTTAGCTTCAAGCTAAAGTACGACTTTGACAAGCACGTCGGCACGCACAAGAAGCCGAGCATGCACCAGTGTGAAGGGTGCTTCAAGCTGTTCAAGCACAAATCTTACTATCTGATGCACCGGAACCTGAAGCGCTGCAAGGCACAGTTCTCGATCGACCTAACGAACCCGCTCGACCCGTTCCTGATGGCGGACGGGCAGGAGGCGAGCGTAGGGCTCGATGTACCAATGCCGATTGCGCCATCGACCGGTCGGCGAAAGAACGGCACGGCAAAGGAGCGtaacggtggtggcggtgccggTTCGCTCGGTTCGGTTCCTGCATTTCCGCTACAGTGCACCCCGGAATTGGGAACGCTCACTGACTGTGGTATAAGGAATGCCAGCTAA
- the LOC120901931 gene encoding protein CWC15 homolog, giving the protein MTTAARPTFDPARGGSGRGEKDLSALSKQYSSRDLPGHTKLKYRDQGQSTSEELRNRDFREELEKRERDSKQGSKGSAVPTARRALEQGPGSAGSGSTKRQKLEAPQNLDADDPVDSENSDTDSDEDDTAALLAELNKIKQERAAETAKKERTKQQEDERIRMENILSGNPLLSYSATAKAEMKVKRRWDDDVVFKNCARSEPEKKANQFVNDSLRSDFHKKFMDKYIK; this is encoded by the coding sequence ATGACGACCGCCGCACGTCCAACGTTCGATCCCGCCCGCGGTGGTAGCGGCCGTGGCGAGAAGGATCTGAGTGCCCTTTCCAAACAGTACAGCAGTCGCGATCTGCCAGGACACACAAAGCTAAAGTACCGTGACCAGGGCCAGAGCACCAGCGAAGAGCTCCGCAACCGTGACTTCCGCGAGGAGCTGGAGAAGCGCGAGCGGGACAGCAAGCAGGGAAGCAAGGGATCGGCCGTCCCGACGGCTCGCCGTGCCCTGGAGCAGGGTCCGGGCAGTGCGGGCAGCGGAAGCACCAAGCGACAGAAACTGGAGGCACCACAAAACCTTGACGCGGACGATCCGGTGGACAGCGAGAACTCGGACACGGACTCGGACGAGGACGATACGGCTGCCCTGTTGGCGGAGCTGAACAAGATCAAGCAGGAGCGGGCGGCCGAGACGGCTAAAAAGGAACGCACCAAGCAGCAGGAGGACGAGCGCATCCGAATGGAGAACATACTGTCGGGAAATCCGCTGCTGAGCTACTCGGCCACTGCCAAGGCGGAGATGAAGGTAAAGCGCCGCTGGGATGACGATGTGGTGTTTAAAAATTGCGCCCGTTCCGAACCGGAGAAGAAGGCAAACCAATTCGTCAACGACTCGCTCCGGTCAGATTTTCACAAAAAGTTTATGGATAAATATATTAAGTAA
- the LOC120901932 gene encoding uncharacterized protein LOC120901932, with the protein MSIIFCSEMKAIYLLSVGLIYFCKTVASLEEPNTTLAPVENYKTNPYCFRFTWMGPKYNKDTPYKNLSCDNILKKAKGIPCFHPLVITNNTNVPDTNYMWEEYKDKPSQIACRLVRGEVCARYSYRYNGAIENITYMCAKLNVDNESSTSTSCFKEDRLGREIEVCVCESAAGRTPCNRSTIVLADGAPVAPMMLLLAVVQLLLIKCLQLR; encoded by the exons ATGTCGATCATTTTCTGTTCGGAAATGAAAGCAATTTATTTGCTGTCGgttggtttgatttatttctgCAAAACCGTTGCAAGCCTTG AGGAACCAAACACAACGCTAGCCCCGGTGGAAAATTACAAAACCAATCCGTACTGCTTCCGGTTCACGTGGATGGGCCCGAAGTACAACAAGGATACGCCGTACAAAAACCTCAGCTGTGACAACATCCTGAAGAAGGCGAAGGGCATTCCGTGCTTTCATCcgttggttataacga ACAACACCAACGTACCGGACACTAACTACATGTGGGAAGAGTACAAAGACAAACCGTCCCAAATTGCTTGCCGGCTCGTGCGTGGGGAGGTGTGCGCCCGGTACTCCTATCGCTACAACGGTGCAA TTGAAAACATAACCTACATGTGCGCCAAACTCAACGTGGACAATGAGTCGTCTACCTCGACCAGTTGCTTTAAGGAGGATCGGCTGGGACGGGAGATCGAGGTGTGCGTCTGCGAATCGGCCGCCGGTCGTACGCCCTGCAATCGATCGACAATTGTGCTGGCGGATGGTGCCCCCGTCGCGCCGATGATGCTACTGCTGGCCGTGGTACAGTTGCTACTAATAAAGTGTTTACAGTTGCGGTAG
- the LOC120901962 gene encoding alkaline phosphatase 4, producing the protein MASCLRFASARCVLLLLSGLLFVLICDIDRAQGASVYKSPNLDDARFWRRNAETYLKKVLMYDENRRMIPSVAKNIIIFVGDGMGIASLSTGRIFKGQRAGRSGEEEQLSFDNFPNTGMSKTYNTDRQVPDSAGTATAMFSGVKTKYGVLGVDYTITETNLEAAKLPSFMDWAQEEGKRTGIVTTTRVTHATPAACYAHSINRNYECGAKIPVHLKNRIKDIARQMMEDAPGKNLNVVLGGGRNHFGASMPNHLKPEYQFQGAMEKTCMRTDGRNLVEEWKLRWNGTNAAYAWKTSDLRAVELDKVDHLLGLFNDDHLSYDTVRDRTPDGEPSLSEMTEAAIKVLQRPDSAGFALMVEGGRIDHAHHQNHAHLALAEVVELDKAVETALKLVDLDETLIIVTADHSHAMTFNGYPDRGNDILGFGNRPNATPYETITYANGPGFLQHRWNSSLLSEESTDWATWIKLNQLNRSEVTYKHLSAFPLPDETHGGEDVAVFASGPGANLVRGTFEQNYIAYVMSYAGCMGPAKRFNLACDDDFPRTAAKASGAQRAVSSIVLVIASLHAMVSLVGRM; encoded by the exons ATGGCGTCGTGTTTGCGGTTTGCATCGGCCCGGTGCGTGTTATTGCTGTTAAGTGGCCTTTTGTTCGTCCTAATCTGTGATATTGATCGTGCACAGGGTGCTTCCGTATACAAATCACCTAATCTCGACG ACGCTCGCTTTTGGCGACGCAATGCCGAAACCTACCTCAAGAAAGTACTGATGTACGATGAAAACCGTCGTATGATACCGTCAGTGGCGAAgaacatcatcatcttcgTGGGCGATGGAATGGGCATTGCCTCACTATCAACCGGACGCATCTTTAAGGGCCAGCGGGCTGGTCGGTCGGGCGAGGAGGAACAGCTCAGCTTCGACAACTTCCCCAACACGGGCATGTCGAAAACGTACAACACCGACAGACAGGTACCGGACTCTGCCGGTACAGCCACTGCCATGTTCTCCGGAGTCAAGACAAAGTACGGCGTGCTGGGAGTGGACTACACGATCACCGAGACGAACTTGGAGGCGGCCAAATTGCCCTCGTTTATGGATTGGGCACAGGAGGAAGGCAAGCGAACGGGTATTGTGACCACGACACGCGTCACACATGCTACGCCCGCCGCTTGCTACGCTCACTCGATTAATCGAAACTATGAGTGTGGGGCCAAAATTCCAGTACATTTGAAGAATCGCATCAAGGACATCGCTCGTCAGATGATGGAGGATGCGCCGGGGAAGAATCTGAACGTCGTGTTGGGTGGTGGTAGGAACCATTTCGGTGCGTCGATGCCAAACCATCTTAAGCCGGAGTATCAATTCCAAGGAGCGATGGAGAAAACTTGCATGCGAACCGATGGACGCAACTTGGTGGAGGAATGGAAGCTACGCTGGAATGGCACGAATGCTGCGTACGCGTGGAAAACCTCCGACCTGAGAGCAGTCGAGCTGGATAAGGTTGATCATCTGCTGGGACTGTTCAATGACGATCATTTGAGCTACGATACGGTGCGCGATCGTACTCCCGATGGCGAGCCCTCGCTGAGTGAGATGACGGAGGCAGCAATCAAGGTTCTACAGCGGCCAGACTCGGCAGGGTTTGCTCTAATGGTTGAAGGCGGCCGAATTGATCACGCACATCATCAAAACCATGCCCATCTAGCGCTGGCCGAGGTAGTGGAGTTAGATAAAGCAGTAGAAACTGCGCTCAAATTGGTGGATCTAGACGAAACACTCATTATCGTAACGGCGGATCATTCGCATGCGATGACCTTCAACGGCTATCCAGATCGAGGAAACGATATTCTAG GCTTTGGCAATCGACCGAACGCGACTCCCTACGAAACGATAACCTACGCAAACGGACCAGGCTTCCTGCAGCATCGCTGGAACTCTAGCCTGCTGAGCGAGGAGTCGACTGATTGGGCCACGTGGATTAAGCTGAATCAACTCAACCGGAGTGAAGTGACTTACAAGCATCTGTCCGCGTTCCCGCTGCCGGACGAAACGCACGGCGGCGAAGATGTGGCTGTGTTTGCATCCGGCCCCGGTGCTAATCTTGTGCGCGGCACGTTCGAACAAAACTACATTGCGTATGTCATGAGTTACGCCGGGTGTATGGGACCGGCAAAACGGTTTAACCTTGCCTGCGACGATGATTTTCCTCGTACAGCAGCCAAAGCGTCTGGTGCTCAACGTGCCGTCAGCAGTATTGTGCTAGTCATTGCCTCCCTGCATGCCATGGTTAGTTTAGTAGGACGAATGTAA